The segment TCTTACAGGGCTGCAGAATGGATGAACAAAGATGTACTCTCCCACCCACACTTAAAGTAAGTCCTTTGTTATGAATGGTTTGAAGTTGAAGTTGAAACCCTTTATATTGTAACAGTATCAGTGATCAGTCAAGAAAGTAAACGGAAGAAAACACTAGCCAAAATGTCTACTGAGTTTcttatacattttacaatagaattctgattgagcgttTAAGTTATGATTGATTGACCTATgagatattaaaacaaacacattcccAAGGGAATTTAAGGATTAATATCACAAGTTATCTTAAATCGCTTAATCATTTCAGGGTAAATTAAAtgtagtaataatattaaaacattaataaagtcgcaactttaaaaaaaactgtttaaaaatgttgaCCTTACGAATACTGAAAGAGCTCTTGTTGGTATATTGGAGCTCAAGTTCAATGCAcagaatatatgtatatataaatattattatgtgGATGGATGGAAGcttgtttgatttgattttacgCTTTTATAAAAGGTGAGGTGGCTAAAgcattatctttttttgtttctctcaGACTGAAGACGACTACATACCTTACCCCAGTGTGCATGAGGTAAGAGAAGCTAAACTGGGAACAAGAGGACACACTAtttgtactgttgattttttatttgtatccaACAGCAGTAATCAAATTAATTCATCCAGCCGCAATTCAATTACAATGGTACACTAAATGACGCAGATGTTCATAAACTCTTTTTATATGTTTCAATGGTCAATAGCATGTCCTCTGTTTGCTACTGGTAATATTAGAATGTCCGGTCTCACATTTGAAAGCCAACTACTTTCTTCTGTgccaaaatacaaaacacttgGTTTGGGATATTCAGATAACTTGTAAGCCTTGAATTATATGTAGTcttatgtttatttaatttttaaaaatagccataaATATAACATGGGATTTAGGTTTAATACTATAGTCATGTTTGTACAACTATATTATTGTCTTGTAAGAAATCTATTTATTCCAACCATCATATAAATAGGTGTAAAAGAATTTGGATCAACTGGCTATACGTTAACACACAAGGAatcttttttataatgttttttttttattatttacttatttatctgaaaacaaaatgtgcaaaatttGCATTCCAAACTCAGTCAGGATCAGaggaatcaatgcttctgaaccttcAGGTCGAAAGTTGTTACATGCAGAATATATGGAATCAAATAAGTAGCTTGAATCCAATTAGTTTGTGCATGTAACAAGAGAGAAAATGCTTACTTTATTTAATGGATGAATTAAAATGATGGAACACATGATGGATactgaaatttaaaataaaaacatggaagTGGACACAAATGGGAAGGCAGTCGACTGTACAGTATTGCATTGAGAGGTGATAAAGGAGGTCACTAGAGCACACCTCAGGGAAAGCAGCAATGACACATGGATAGAATTAAAGAACAATTGTATGTCCTCTACTGCTTCACCATTTAAAAAGATCCCAAAGGACTAAAAGAGGTCAGGGTATGTGGGCTTTCTAAAAACCTTGACTTACTCTTAACTCTCTCAAGCACTGTACAATAACACTTCATTAAGCCCTGTCTGTCAAATTAGAAAAGGTCCTAGCTAATGAGTCTAGGTTTAGGTTTGAATctgctgtaaaatgtaaaagCTGGTCTTTGTCTACAGCTAAGTCATCATTTGTCAATACCTGCTCAGTTCTTCAGTTACATTCAGTGCAGTTTCAGAGTTTAAATCGAATGACACAGAGATCTGCGAGTAGGCCGGTTCGATCTTACCAGCCTTGTTACCTCTTTCAGGTCCTGGCCCGCACAAGCCCGTTTCCCCTCATTCTCCTGCCCCAGTTTGGGGGTTACTGGATCGAAGGGACCAACCATGACTTAAACAGCCCCCCCGAGACAGAGCAGCTTCTTTCCCCCACCGCTCGCATCAAGCTGGAGTGCAACACCACCGCCAAGCTGTTTAGGAAGCACTTTCTGGGCAAGGTGAGCAATGGGAGAGGGCCTCGCAACACCACTAGGCCCGGGAGCATAGGGTCTGGGCTTGCACTCTAGGGCCTGACACAGCAAAGCGTGCAAGACAAACACACTCAACTTGATTAgcggtagccaccgaacacttgtACACATGCACAAAGCacttttaataaaaactgaactATGTTTATAAGATAGGTCAGTTTGCATAACATAGTGGGATAGAACATTCTTGTCTCAATTTAAGTCAATGTTTAATGGAAGCAAAGAGAATTGAGGTGCTGAATGCTAGTGTTTGTATGTCAGTTAATCTAATAAATCAGAATCAAACTCACTATCTTAGCCTTCATCGTGGGACCTCTTGAAGAAAGAACCCAAGAACAAACACTACTTAATTGAGATCTGTTTCTGGTTGCATTTAAAAATTATCTGTGAAAGAAGCCCCTTAAATGGCATGCTCAGTCCTGCTTCTCCTGAGCAGTTCAGAGTGCTGCCAAGCAGTTTAATCAATGATCTGGATGAGCAGACAAAAACCTGTGCTTGATGAGAATTCCCACTCTGAGCAGCTCAGTTACTTAACAAGCCCACTATAGTAAATGAAAAACTCATTTCAGTACAAATCTCCTGCCAATTTCAGTGGCTTCCCCCCTTGTGAAGTCACATGTTTACAATTGCATGATTAGCCCCCAAGCAACTGAAAATATACGACTAAATATAATCTTCAATCCTGTGGTCATTTAGCTCAGTCACGCCATTCAAAATATGTTCTGAATCTGGCCTGAGTAACCATATGCTCTTCTCAAATAGCATTAACTCATCAATCTTTGTGATGTTATTTAGGTCCAGACAATAGAAAAATACCTATGTGGAAAGACTAGTGTCTAGAAAAATGTCCCTACTGAAAGCTGATTGTTCCTCTTGTTTTTGATGTTTAGGAACATTTTAATTACTACTCCACGGACAGCACCCTGGGACACCTGGTCTTCTCAATGAAATACGATGTGATCGGGGATCAGGAGCACCTGCGTCTGCTCCTGCGGTAAATACACCTCACACCTTCCTCTAGGGTACATTTATCCACATTTACTATGGAAGCCACTAGCAAGAGAGATCCAATCCAAAATATCCTTGTACACGTGTTCAGTATCCTTGTATCTGTTCTGTATGTTTCTTTATTGCTGTTtctgtttagattattatttgccgtgcttactaactattcccgTAGAAGTGgattctgaaaagactcctcaatacTCCTTGAGCTTGTATCCATTCCGTGACCGAATAACCTGTTAGTCACGATATATTATCACTCAATAATATGCCCCACGATGGTTTTGGACCAATTATCACAATATTATTGTGACAATATATTATTGTAGAAATTCATGAGAGAATTTAAATGATCAGACTAACTCGCAATTCAGTTCTATACCTGTCTGTATAAAGTTATGTACAATCaaaaacatttcagtttaaaCGACTAGGACATATCAAGTACTTGCACAGCTGGCTTCAAATGTAGACTATAAATGATTTATATatcaacaaaaaaaagtaaatactgtaataGATTTAGcagttatgaaaatgcttatataaTTCTGACAATAAGCTGGCTGTAGATGCATTATTTTACAGCACAACTGTGGGAACACTATGCAAATCACTCCAGTAGTCTCACATTATTAATATGCTTGACTAGGAAAAGCAGCAATTTTCATGCTTTCTGTTCCTGCTCAAAAcaatataatgtactgtactagGACAGTTAATCCCAGACTCATGTTTTGCTTTGAAAAGATAGATAAGACTGTGGACTGCTGGTGTGTATGGAGTTCTGAGCCATGCTCTACAAGTGAACACTTGATGTGGTCTGTAGATAGTGGTATCCGATCTTGGATCTAACACTAGATTtgctctgtatttaaaaaaaaaaaaaaaaccacaaagttTTTGTTTTACTCAAACTTGAAAATGAAGTGACAATTAACAACGTTACTGCCTACAGTCAGGCACTCCGAGCTCCTCATCACAGctctgtgtaacaggcagtgttgtgtggtgcactgccgttacggattctgtcccctgtctgGGAAATCAGGTTAAAAGTTTTATAACCACGAACCCCAtcccagctcttttgcatagtggttaagacgagAGAGATtgcctcagtcctgacctgagcACCGCCTTCCAACCATTCTGTGTCAAACTGTGTGGAGTTGTGCTGGGTCCACTCGGAGCTAGATTGAGACCTCTAAACCTATTTCACTTATGACCTGAGCTGGAACCCAGGCCTCTAAAAGGTGAATTGGACTGAGAGGCTAGTGAATTGCACTGCTGTGCCACCTAGCTACTGATTTACTGTCCATTCTGAGAGAAGCAAACCTGGTCCTTTATCAAACAGTGACGCAACTGAATAGTGACTTCCATTTCATAAGTGTAGCCCAGGAAAGCAAATTCGTCTTCTgcaacaaaaatgaaacaaagacCTCCGCAAAGGGAAGGACAGCTGGTAAACTGTCCAAATGATCCACATTCTTAATAGAACCGTCCACCAAATACATACAATTTTCAGGTGTAAAGTCTCTTAGAACatctgttatgtttttattttcagaactaaACTGAAAACATACCACGATGTCATTCCAATATCCTGCCTCACTGAGTTTCCCAATGTTGTACAAATGGCTAAGGTAAGCACTGGAGATTGGAATAAGAGTTTCTGCAGAGATTTGCCCAGGCTTGTTTAGCAAAAAAAGCACCACATTTAAAGGACACTGGCAAATGGAAGTAAATGGAATCCCAACACTACttccatttttcatttaaataaatctaACATGCAATGCCCAAAAACTGCATCTGTGGTACAGATGTTTTCAGCTACAACCACCCAGAAAGCATAGCAcggtataataaagcatagtgaaagaatagtaaagcattgtaaagaccaacAAGGTATGGCATATTAAATTATATGgtaaaccaggataaactatggtaaatttaTAGTATAACTttgggaaaagcatggtacagCTGCAAAAATATTATGGTCAACTTTTAAGGGACCTGAATAGGCAACAGTTGTGTTTGTTGCCAGTTAAACATATCAAACATAAGAATTTTATTATATTACAAACCTGCAGTACAGCACTGGGCAGGTCCTAACAGGGCTCTTTAGCATAAAGATGTCTTTGACAAACAGGAGCTAGGCCCTCAGATGTAATCACAGCTCTGTTTCCAGTGATAAGGTGGGTGCAGATAAGCGTTGTTATCAGATAAGAGGGATCTGTTGTTCCAGACAAGGCTCACTCTCTGGTTCGGGTTTCGGTAATGCAAGGTCCTGTTGCTAGGAATGCCAGCTGTCCCTGTTTACACACACGCACCAATGAGTAACAAAGCAATCGCCAAGCCAACCAGCTCTGTGTAGCTTCACGGGTACTGCAGTGTAGTGCCACGCTTCACCGTGGTGTTACAGGAGAAGCTCTGAGCTTACTAGATTTAAAAAGGATTCGTTGAATGGCCCGCCTATAATAACCACTCACAAGAAATACCCTTAAGTCATTTGAGCCAAGAAATGCACAGAAATTGAAACCAGTCCATTGTAGACATTGGAGGGACTTGGCTAACGCATAAAAAATTTGAAATCTCTTTCGGACTGTGGAGTGTGTTTCttgtttcaactttttttttttttataaaggtctgttcaaatatgtaaatcaatggctaaaaaagaagaaacaacatCTTGTTTGAAATTCTTATGCCCTAAGCTCAGGCTTATTTCTAGCTATTTATATTTAGTATCTGATCCcatatgttttaatattaataaaccTCTATTTTGTAATTGTGTATCTCTCATTAGGATTTGTATCCATTTCTGTATCAGTGCAATACATCTCAATAAATGTACTTTGAATTATCCCAATAGAAATAACTACATTTGTGACTGAAGTGGTTTTATACTATAAAAAGCCCTAACTGTCTTTTTCTTTTCAGCTCATTTGTGAAGACGTGAATGTGGACAGATTTTATCCTGTCTTGTACCCCAAggtatacacaatatataaacatacagtgtatatatgtgtgtctgtATTTGTTGAATACCGTTGCTCCTTATAAGAAGTGATAACACTCAATATCCTCTGCCCCCAACTTTTATTTTTACTAAGCCTTTGCGTCAAACTTCAATTTGAAACATACATTGTAAATGGTAACTTGAAAGCatgactgaactttttttttttctatgtataaTAAATATGTCTTTATAGCGGTCTAGACGTGTGAAAGTCTCATGTACGTTCTCTCGGTTTCCCTCCTCAGGCTTCACGACTGATTGTTACTTTTGATGAGCATGTCATCAGCAACAACTTCAAGTTCGGAGTTATCTATCAGAAATTTGGGCAGGTGAGCACTCTGGTTTacattattgattattattaaaattcTCAGAATCGCTACTTCCTTTTAAACGAAACTCTTACATGATCGATTTTAGTTGTGCAGGCAGTGTTTGGTTGCTGTAGTTCCAGTGTTGCTACATGAGCGTTGCTCTGGTTATAGTTCAAAGAGGCTTGGACAAGATGTTCTGTTTACAGCTAGCAATATGAACATCAGCACAATAACGCCAGAGCTAGACCCCCTCTCCCACAGACCCCTTTCAACTCAGCCACTGGCATTCCTAATAGCCATGAAGGAGTTGGAAATGAGGAGCCACTCTCAAACCTGTAAGAGTCCTTCAGGGGGACCTTTTGAAAAGCTCTTTTCATCCAGGCCCAGATAAAAGTGCTctggaaaaatacaaataaaagccgTCTTGCTGGGAAGTGGCTTGTCTTTTGTTCTCAAGTGACCCTGAAGTGCTTTCCTCCAGCTTCACGCTGCCCTGACACTTGAGTGGATCCCAGGGTCCAGACTCGTTGTTTTTAATAACAACTACTTGTACCACGCCAGACCTTGTGCTTAGTAGAAATTAGGAATAATGTTTATTCAGCTGTACCATTACCGTGATTATTATGTTAATTGGATTTAGGTTCACCTTTTTAAAAGGCTTATTAGAATTGCTGATGTTGCATTGTGTTTCTCTTAATTTTAAGGTTGATTATGTTAGATCGGTGAGgctttgtttgatattttttttcttgtttattttaacgagggggggggggtacattgtattaaatgttgtattgtatttttttatatagaatgtAGAGAGGCAAGACAAGATGAAACAGATTAAACTGCTTTTAACTAATTTAGTTGGCCTAGGTTCTAATTAGGTGTGCTAAATAAGCTTGGAGCAACATAATCAGTCAAGCTTTCCACTAGTATTTAAACACATTGGTGCAAATAATTGGTAAGTCCTAGTTTTttcaaactgagaaaaaaaaagtttccgaCTGTAATGAGACTGATCTATGAGTTCATGCTCTGACCTGGTGCCCTGCTTACTGTTTAAGCTTTGGTGAATGCCAGCACGGCTGTGTTTCATTTATTTGGTTGTTTTTCAGACAAGTGAAGAAGAGCTCTTTGGAAACAGTGAGGAGAGTCCGGCCTTCGTCGAGTTCCTGGAGCTGCTGGGGCAGAAGATTGAACTCCACGATTTCAAAGGGTAGGAATCCAGTGTACTGGATAAGACCAAGCTCCTACATTCATTGAGAAACCAGACACGTTCACACAACATGGCAGtgtttacctttaaaaaaaacaatgcattagtCACACAACAGGGCAATTGCTATATAGCAGGCCAGTGGTGGAGCTTAACTCAAAACATGTTCTGTAATAATGTTTTCATATAGTGAATTGCTTGTGAAATGTTTATACCCTGTACTGTATACACACATTGAAATTCCATACCGGTGTTGCCTGACAATGCCTCTCGACAATGGGGAGGGGGGGACAGTAGAAacttaacattgttttattaaatctttgtttaagcactttattattattattattattattattattattaatttcttagctgtgAGCGACTGTCTGCAGGATGCTTGCTAGATTTGGGGTGCCTGCTTTTAAAGCTGTGGGTGACTGTCTGAATGCCATTTGCTGTATTTCGGGTACCTGCTGTTTGACCAGTTTTGATTGAAGGTACCTGCTGATTTTTGTTCTAGTTTCCGTGGGGGTCTGGACGTGGCACATGGGCAGACTGGCACAGAGTCGGTGTACTACAACTTCAGAAACAAGGAGATCATGTTCCACGTGTCCACCAAGCTGCCGTACACCGAGGGTGACACACAGCAGGTAGCCTGCCTCCCCGTCCTGTCTGAATACAGAACTACTGCTTAACATTTTCACTGCCTCGTAAATAGGACTTGTGTTTCTGCTGTGCTTGTGTAAAAGTGCCACTTTGACATTGTTCCATTAAAATCCTTGTTGCAGCATTTTACAAACACAACACCAAACTCTTATATAATCTATGATAACTGTACCATACAGATTCAGAAATCTAATTAAAAAACAGTGCTGTCAAATCCagattttttacacatttaaaacagaaaattacaAGGGAGATGATTTCTATGTGCGTTTTATGCATTTGTAAGGGTTATACTTAAGTAGATCGCTGGAAAATAATCCTCAGACAAGCCATTGTTGTTACCTTGGGCATCAGAATTGTAAACCCCAACTTTATGGCTACGACATCTCACTAGAATTCATCTTCCCAACAAGATCAAAACAGGACCCCCTGTGGACATTGTCCGTTTAAAGACTACACTATTCACACCCTTACAACTTGTTTGACAATATGGTATATTTCGGGGAGACAGAAACGATGAGCCCTCTTATCATAGGAACGGAAAAGGTTACAGGTTTTAAAATATACTTCTTACTGGCATTAGCAGCATTATAATTGGTCCCCTTGtcaatgtgtttatttacaataccAGTACATGTACACCTTTAAGTTGTGAATCAGGTCCAGGTTGTGTGGGCAGGCAGTACAGAGAATGCCACACTGTCCTTACAAGGTCTCTCAGATATTAGCTCCAGTAAAACACCATTTGAAAATAGTCTGTCCCTGACAATTGCagcaataaaagtaaaataaataaaaaaggtagcAAACAAAGCACTCTCATTTTTGACTCCATATTCTCATCCCCTACCCCTGAAGAACAGATACATTTGTTAGCAGCTTAATCAGTAACTGATTTGCAAGTCATTTTACACTCAGATGGATTGTCAGTTGCCTCCTCCTTTTCTCCAGTCTGTGATACCAATATCCCCCTCTTGTTTCTCCACATTAACCCATCAGAACGCCTctgttcagtgtgtgtttctccacATTAACCCAGCAGAACGCCTCtgttctcagtgtgtgtttctccacGTTAACCCATCAGAACGCAATTGAAGGAGTATATAgtctgaatataaaattagtcagtCTGTCGCTCACGGAACTGTATTATTTAGCAAAGCACTCGAAACAGAAGGacgttaatttttttaaaattttgactgttcattggatagaaagagggttacttgtatctactgtcaaagtgagttccagtatcacagcagtgcatctagtctgctgtaccacctgcatgctaaacatgctttcacttctcaaaatacactctagtagtttttctgctacagcCATCAACGCAACAAATTAAACTGTCAGTTTCAACAGAGTACTCTTAGAAATTCATACGATACTAGAAGTATAACCAGTGCggttggatagctaccgactgcagaccagctaacattgtagctttgttttatttcaataaccacatttatttttaaacaatattatttacaattatggacaATATAACCGTTACttagtgaatgttttgtttttttaggcaatttcaagttattaataagatTATTTAAAACAGCAATGAAATGTCTgggtaaaggaaactgataattgtaaatgcagtaaggcgagtaaactgactccattgtgatttagcaatTGGttcaaaacaatttaacaacaatgctggattgtaaataaaatataaaactataaaaagaaTCCAGAAATGgttaaacagggtttttatgctgggttgttttttgaatgaatgataatactgataataatactgataataataataataataataataataataataataataataataatcagtaattaAATACTTAAATGGGGGATGCAGtaattataaattaaatatgtgattaaaaccaagattaatttTGTAATCAAGATTAATCGCAATTAAtatttaatcgcttgacagccctaatttaaaAAACAGTCATACAACTGATATCTACCCCACTTACAATCACTTTAGGAAATAAAATATtagattacatttaaacaactgGACTGTATTTTGTATTGCGCCCCAGTTTAAGAACTGTAGCTAGATCGACGTTAAACCCTTTCATTGGGCATTCACCCagcatttcattatttaaatagctAATCCAGCACTCTCAGATCACAGAAATGTGTACAGTAACCAGTGCGATTTCAATTGGAGGTTTTTCCCCTCTATATGAAAGATGCTACTATAAATTATTTCTCATTTCCAAGTCATCAATTATTTCCATAAAAATGACATATTTGCCCGAGTACCGTAGTATATTTACCAGTGGATTGGTAAATTAGGCAGTAGGTGAGTTGGAGGACTTGGTCCCTGCAGTTTATTGGAGGCTGCAATATGTTTTTATTGATGTACAAGGATATTATCCAAGTTCTGTTCATCATTTCATAAAGATTGATATCTAACAAAGTCAATAGTGAACACCAACACCTGGACTATGAATAGCTGTCACACCCGGATGAAAACACATTGGTAATTGCATACTAGATTCATATCGAGCTCAGTAAGCTGTTAAGCTTCAGCAGAAGTAACATTGTCTTCATAAATTGATCCcttatttatttacattcagATAGCAAATAAATCCAGCTTGTGTCTGGTGAGACTTGTATTAAAAACAGTTTCCTGCCACATTAAATTACATACATGCTACTCAATTGCAAATTAGTGGAATATAAAATTGCATACAAGATAGTCATCCGATCACGGTTACAGATTTGTCAGATTTCATCTTGTGCTTTGTACAGATGTCACCCTGTGCAGAGAGCACACACAATTCTAATGCTCACTTTTTTTCAAAGCAGTTCCTGAGTCAGatcttcatttttgtgatttcTAGTAAGTTCATACAAGTCCTTTCacccaaacaatatacaataattGAGACACCCTATCCAGGACTAATTATTCTGTAGTAAAGGCGATTTTTATTTATTAGAAGGCACACGGGATTACAGAAACAGGTAAACTGAATAATATGCACCATTTGGGTTCCTGAAGGGGCTCTAACACTGCTTTATCTCTATAGCTCCAGAGGAAGAGGCACATAGGAAATGACATTGTGGCCATAGTGTTCCAGGATGAGAGCACACCGTTCGTGCCAGACATGATCGCGTCCAACTTCCTGCATGCCTACATCGTGGTACAGGTGGTGAACCCCTGCTCCGAGAACACGCTCTATAAGGTAATCTCAGGTGATGAGCCCCCAGACTGGTGCCATGGCATGCTGGAGACTGTATCTGATAAATATCAGTACTTGTCAACCATGCACCTCAAGCACACTCAAAAGTGACAGGTTTTGTTTAAGCCAGTCAGATTTTCTATCTAATGTACTTAGCAATTCAATATAGCTAGAGACGATTTCAGGTGATGAAGGCCTTCTGGGAGCATACTAAAAAACAATGCAGATATAAAACCTGTATTTGGTTGTAGCACCCTTTATTCTTGACATCTGTGTTTCAACAAAATATCCACATGATTTATCACCTAAATATAATTAAACTGTCAGAAAGATGCGTTCAAGGAAGATAAGGGAGATTTGGCCATCATAATTTGGCCATAGAGAATATCTACAGTAAATCAAGGCCAATGGAGGACCCACGAGACACACTACCAAAACGTATGGTCCAAAGCCGTCCAAACCTGTGTAATTAAAAGAGCTATTCCGATTACCTGGGGAGTTGTTCCCGAGCCATGCAAACAAtgaaaaaaaggtacattttctgaAAAGCTGACTTAATAGTAgtagatacacacagacactgatTCAGTAATGTCATGCTCATAAAAACATGCAGCACGTTTAAAGCACAACAGCAGTACCTGCATGTTGACTGAACTTGCTTTTACCCAAGACTACAGACTGCccttgcagtcttttcaaacccaGTAAAATCTCTAAATGGGATACTTCAAAAGAACTGTATTGTGGAGCTCTAGAGCCATCCTCTGGACAGCCCTGGTGTAGTGCATTTAAAAACCAGTCATGCCTTACCACGGGATACACAAGACAACACCCGGAGGCTTGTGACTGCTTAGAGACCTTGTTTAATGACATGATATGGTGTCATTAAACAAAGActatgaaagaaagaaacaaagactATGACAGTAATTCTGTTGTAATATAATATGGATGTTTTCTTCCATAGGTGTCTGTAACCGCCCGAGATGATGTGCCTTTCTTTGGACCTGCATTACCGAACCCAGCCATTTTCAAAAAGGTACAGTAAGATGTCCAGTGCCCTCGATAAGGTGAAATGCAGTGAACCCCCTCTGTCTGCAGACCTCCCTCTATTGAGACATTACTCAGTCCCTTAGGTGATCTTTCATGTGGAACCAAAACCAAGTAGCGCATGTATCTAAAAAGGGATCCGTTCAGGTTAGAACAGGAAAACGTGAATACTTTAAGAATCTAAAACCTCCAGATGATAAACCACAAATACACATGTTGTATTACAATAGCATGTAACAGGACACATTACTCACACATAGATACGTAATGCATGTTCAAAGTTGTCTTCTGTTCTGATGCCAGTTCCAAATGGATGACCCattcctgcagcaccatgcagAACACCTTCTCTCAGTGACAG is part of the Acipenser ruthenus chromosome 27, fAciRut3.2 maternal haplotype, whole genome shotgun sequence genome and harbors:
- the LOC117432073 gene encoding rap1 GTPase-activating protein 1-like isoform X9, with the translated sequence MIEKMQGCRMDEQRCTLPPTLKTEDDYIPYPSVHEVLARTSPFPLILLPQFGGYWIEGTNHDLNSPPETEQLLSPTARIKLECNTTAKLFRKHFLGKEHFNYYSTDSTLGHLVFSMKYDVIGDQEHLRLLLRTKLKTYHDVIPISCLTEFPNVVQMAKLICEDVNVDRFYPVLYPKASRLIVTFDEHVISNNFKFGVIYQKFGQTSEEELFGNSEESPAFVEFLELLGQKIELHDFKGFRGGLDVAHGQTGTESVYYNFRNKEIMFHVSTKLPYTEGDTQQLQRKRHIGNDIVAIVFQDESTPFVPDMIASNFLHAYIVVQVVNPCSENTLYKVSVTARDDVPFFGPALPNPAIFKKGPEFHEFLLTKLINAEYACYKAEKFAKLEERTRTALLETLYEEMHINSQSMMGIGGDDDKMENGAAGGGGFFESFKRVIRSRSQSMDAMGLSNKKQNTVCTSHSGSFTHSAPETPKTPGISLLVPGKSPSKYGRRGSAIGIGTIEESLIIPGKSPTRKKSGPFSSRRSSAIGIENIQEVQERSRECSPSFQRTTDSGHISQEPKSDSSNQSSPEMPTTKNSYSVYCRAASIPEANDLSRSSSNASSFASVVEENEVLEEYDTGMESLSSAGTPHKRDSFTYSPWLEDSVSSASAASGGNSPVPPRCPQPDSGKPAEPSRPEIRIKLEKPHEQTSSNC